A genomic window from Elusimicrobiota bacterium includes:
- a CDS encoding lysine 2,3-aminomutase produces MAKKVKADASRQPFQYPLKREFREPDWTRLPRYKGVTKEQWESALWQRQHSAKNLKDLKDVFGSFLSDELAEEIVKDQNEKATMSLLIPPQMLNTMNEADLRNDPVRRYMIPIVSDRHPEWPNHPKASRDSLHESEMWATEGLTHRYPTKVLAEMIATCPQYCGHCTRMDLVGNSVPQVTKHKFEGLPKDRYGAMLEYLRKTPSVRDVVVSGGDIANVPIAQLETFLMELMDIPNIKDIRLATKGLQGLPQHFLQDEVLRALERISKRAWDRGIDIAVHTHVNHAQQVTPLVGKAVRKLLEMGFRDVRNQGVLLRGVNTTQKDLLELCFMLLDHAKIMPYYFYMADMIPNSEHWRLSIAEGQKLQHDIMGYLPGFATPRVTVDVPYVGKRWIHQLADYDKVKGISYWTKSYRTGIEADDADALTRRYEYLDPVYTLPAEGQEYWRKEAAALAR; encoded by the coding sequence ATGGCCAAGAAAGTCAAAGCCGACGCGTCGCGACAGCCGTTCCAGTACCCGTTGAAGAGGGAGTTCCGGGAACCGGATTGGACGCGCCTGCCCCGGTATAAGGGCGTCACCAAGGAGCAGTGGGAGTCGGCGTTGTGGCAGCGCCAGCACTCGGCCAAGAACCTCAAGGATCTGAAGGACGTGTTCGGCTCTTTCCTCTCGGACGAGCTCGCCGAGGAGATCGTCAAGGACCAGAACGAGAAGGCGACGATGTCGCTTCTGATCCCTCCTCAGATGCTCAACACGATGAACGAGGCCGACCTGCGCAACGACCCGGTCCGCCGCTACATGATCCCGATCGTGTCCGACCGGCATCCGGAGTGGCCGAACCACCCCAAGGCGAGCCGCGACAGCCTGCACGAGTCGGAGATGTGGGCCACCGAGGGCCTCACGCACCGCTACCCCACCAAGGTGCTCGCCGAGATGATCGCGACCTGCCCGCAGTACTGCGGCCACTGCACGCGCATGGACCTCGTCGGGAACTCCGTGCCGCAGGTGACCAAGCACAAGTTCGAGGGCCTGCCCAAGGACCGCTACGGCGCGATGCTCGAGTACCTGCGCAAGACGCCGTCCGTGCGCGACGTGGTCGTCTCCGGCGGCGACATCGCCAACGTGCCGATCGCCCAGCTCGAGACTTTCCTGATGGAGCTGATGGACATCCCCAACATCAAGGATATCCGTCTGGCCACCAAAGGTCTTCAAGGCCTGCCCCAGCACTTCCTGCAGGACGAGGTCCTGAGAGCGCTCGAGCGCATCTCCAAGCGCGCATGGGACCGGGGCATCGACATCGCGGTGCACACCCACGTCAACCACGCCCAGCAGGTGACGCCGCTCGTCGGCAAGGCCGTGCGCAAGCTCCTCGAGATGGGGTTCAGGGACGTGCGCAACCAAGGCGTCCTGCTGCGGGGAGTGAACACCACTCAAAAAGACCTCCTCGAGCTGTGCTTCATGCTGCTCGACCACGCGAAGATCATGCCGTACTACTTCTATATGGCCGACATGATCCCGAACTCCGAGCACTGGCGCCTGTCCATCGCCGAGGGCCAGAAGCTGCAGCACGACATCATGGGCTACCTGCCCGGCTTCGCGACGCCGCGCGTGACCGTGGACGTGCCGTACGTCGGCAAGCGCTGGATCCATCAGCTCGCCGACTACGACAAGGTCAAGGGCATCTCCTACTGGACGAAGTCCTACCGGACCGGCATCGAGGCCGACGACGCGGACGCGCTGACGCGGCGCTACGAGTACCTGGACCCCGTGTACACCTTGCCCGCCGAGGGCCAGGAGTACTGGCGGAAGGAAGCCGCGGCCTTAGCGCGCTGA
- a CDS encoding 3-oxoacyl-ACP synthase codes for MKTQARVGIAAYGLYIPETRMTAAQVAAATNGAWTEAAVKDKLGFDRKPIPGPDDGTQEMGVKAGLDCLKRFDYDAAKIDVVLCTGEEWKEYPLTTSGIYIQEKIGAKNAWALDLQQRCCSQVSAMKMAKDMLLADDEVRSVMIVGGYRNGDFVDYANPRMSMMYNLGAGACAMILEKDADRNLLLGSHLMSDGSLARDVGVRVGGTAAPITRENLDGAYRSLDLMDAAHMKDRLNLVSLPNWYACIDKALAKSRLTRQDIGYVAVLHFKQSMHKALLAELGLSEDRSTYLRDYGHLGQIDQVLSLDLGLKSGKIKDGTVVVMTAAGIGYSWAANVVRWGPA; via the coding sequence ATGAAGACTCAGGCACGCGTCGGCATCGCGGCATACGGATTGTACATCCCCGAGACGCGCATGACCGCCGCGCAGGTGGCGGCCGCGACCAACGGCGCGTGGACCGAGGCGGCGGTCAAGGACAAGCTGGGGTTCGACCGCAAGCCGATCCCCGGGCCGGACGACGGGACGCAGGAGATGGGCGTGAAGGCGGGCCTCGACTGCCTGAAGCGCTTCGATTACGACGCCGCGAAGATCGACGTCGTCCTCTGCACCGGCGAGGAGTGGAAGGAGTACCCGCTGACGACCTCGGGGATATACATCCAGGAGAAGATCGGAGCGAAGAACGCCTGGGCCCTGGACCTCCAGCAGCGCTGCTGCAGCCAGGTCTCCGCGATGAAGATGGCCAAGGACATGCTCCTCGCCGACGACGAGGTCCGCTCGGTCATGATCGTCGGCGGCTACCGGAACGGGGACTTCGTCGATTACGCCAACCCCCGTATGTCCATGATGTACAACCTCGGGGCCGGCGCCTGCGCGATGATCCTGGAGAAGGACGCCGACCGCAACCTCCTGCTCGGCTCCCACCTCATGTCCGACGGCAGCCTGGCCCGCGACGTCGGCGTGCGCGTCGGCGGCACGGCGGCGCCGATCACCCGCGAGAACCTCGACGGCGCGTACCGCTCCCTCGACCTCATGGACGCCGCGCACATGAAGGACCGCTTGAACCTCGTCTCGCTGCCCAACTGGTACGCCTGCATCGACAAGGCCCTCGCGAAATCAAGGTTGACGCGCCAGGACATCGGCTACGTGGCCGTGCTGCACTTCAAGCAGTCGATGCACAAGGCCCTCCTGGCCGAACTCGGGCTGAGCGAGGACCGCAGCACCTACCTGCGCGATTACGGGCACCTGGGCCAGATCGATCAGGTGCTCTCGCTGGACCTCGGCCTCAAGTCGGGGAAGATCAAGGACGGCACGGTCGTCGTCATGACCGCCGCCGGGATAGGCTACTCATGGGCCGCCAACGTCGTGAGATGGGGCCCGGCGTAG
- a CDS encoding acetyl-CoA hydrolase/transferase family protein encodes MADPYLGKLVSIEEAVSRIKSGDDVIVAQCASEPQGCMARFHTLTDREDVRVFAVLTLKPYPFFMDPAMKGRFELCSWFHSHGARQAMKAGTGTVTYVPNMLHRAALDRIYAHKPDVFFGTCTPPDRHGFVSLSLGVTYEKDVIDAAGTVVLEVNPNLPRTFGDTMMHVRDVDLFVEHAQDVPTLPVLPSGPVDQAIGAHFAELVPDGATLQLGIGGIPNAAAMALKGKKDLGVHTEMLVDSVMELYELGVITNRRKTLLKDKFVATFAMGSRKLYDWLDDNPTVELRRGSWVNDPAIIRRNSKMVSLNTALMVDFTGQVASESIGTAQYSGTGGQTDTAVGAKEAFDGEGKSVIATASTARNGTLSCIVPTLPEGAAVTLHRANCDHVVTEFGIAYMRGRTVRERTRNLIAVAHPDFRGDLTAQARKLGYI; translated from the coding sequence ATGGCCGACCCTTACCTCGGCAAGCTCGTCTCCATCGAGGAGGCCGTCTCCCGGATCAAGTCCGGCGACGACGTGATCGTCGCCCAGTGCGCCTCGGAGCCGCAGGGCTGCATGGCCCGGTTCCACACGCTCACGGACCGAGAGGACGTCCGCGTCTTCGCGGTCCTGACCCTGAAGCCGTATCCCTTCTTCATGGACCCGGCGATGAAGGGGCGCTTCGAGCTGTGCTCCTGGTTCCACTCGCACGGCGCGCGCCAGGCGATGAAGGCGGGGACGGGCACGGTCACCTACGTGCCCAACATGCTCCATCGCGCGGCCCTGGACCGCATCTACGCGCACAAGCCGGACGTCTTCTTCGGGACCTGCACGCCGCCGGACCGCCACGGGTTCGTTTCGCTCTCGCTGGGCGTGACCTACGAGAAGGACGTCATCGACGCGGCCGGGACCGTCGTCCTGGAGGTCAACCCGAACCTGCCGCGCACCTTCGGCGACACCATGATGCACGTGCGCGACGTCGACCTCTTCGTCGAGCACGCGCAGGACGTGCCCACGCTCCCCGTCCTCCCCTCGGGGCCGGTGGACCAGGCGATCGGCGCGCACTTCGCCGAGCTGGTGCCGGACGGGGCCACCCTCCAGCTCGGCATCGGCGGCATCCCCAACGCCGCGGCGATGGCCCTCAAGGGCAAGAAGGACCTCGGCGTGCACACGGAGATGCTGGTGGATTCCGTCATGGAGCTCTACGAACTCGGCGTCATCACCAACCGCCGCAAGACCCTGCTCAAGGACAAGTTCGTCGCCACCTTCGCGATGGGCTCGCGAAAGCTCTACGACTGGCTCGACGACAACCCGACCGTGGAGCTGCGGCGCGGCTCCTGGGTCAACGACCCCGCCATCATCCGGCGCAACTCGAAGATGGTCTCCCTCAACACCGCGCTGATGGTGGACTTCACCGGCCAGGTGGCCAGCGAGTCCATCGGCACGGCGCAGTACTCGGGGACCGGCGGCCAGACGGACACCGCGGTCGGCGCCAAGGAGGCCTTCGACGGCGAGGGCAAGTCCGTCATCGCCACGGCGTCCACGGCCCGGAACGGGACCTTGAGCTGCATCGTGCCGACCTTGCCCGAGGGGGCGGCCGTGACCTTGCACCGCGCCAACTGCGACCACGTGGTCACGGAGTTCGGCATCGCCTACATGCGCGGCCGCACGGTCCGGGAGCGGACCCGCAACCTCATCGCCGTGGCGCATCCGGACTTCCGCGGCGACCTCACGGCTCAGGCCAGGAAGCTCGGCTACATATGA
- a CDS encoding beta-ketoacyl-ACP reductase, producing the protein MQVKDKVVMITGAARGIGKNAARMFLANGAKVAVCDVNEAQLADAGRELDPTGALPLLTVAANVADRASMDKAVRTVTEKWGRVDVLINNAGITRDSLLAKMSEADFDSVIGVNLKGVFNCTQAVLPVMSSQRKGAIINTSSIVGVYGNVGQTNYAAAKSGVIGMTKTWAKELGRKGITVNAVAPGFTMTDMLATVPEKILDAIKEKTPLQRLGTQDDIGNAYLFLASDAAAFVTGQVLGVDGGLVI; encoded by the coding sequence CGCGGGATCGGCAAGAACGCGGCCAGGATGTTCCTCGCCAACGGCGCCAAGGTCGCCGTCTGCGACGTCAACGAGGCCCAGCTCGCGGACGCGGGCCGGGAACTCGACCCGACCGGCGCCCTGCCGCTGCTGACCGTCGCCGCGAACGTCGCGGACCGGGCCTCCATGGACAAGGCGGTCAGGACGGTGACCGAGAAGTGGGGCCGGGTGGACGTGCTCATCAACAACGCGGGCATCACGCGGGACTCGCTCCTGGCCAAGATGTCGGAGGCCGACTTCGACAGCGTCATCGGCGTCAACCTCAAGGGCGTGTTCAACTGCACCCAGGCCGTCCTGCCGGTGATGTCGTCCCAGCGCAAGGGCGCCATCATCAACACCAGCTCCATCGTGGGCGTCTACGGCAACGTGGGGCAGACCAACTACGCGGCCGCCAAGTCCGGCGTGATCGGGATGACCAAGACGTGGGCCAAGGAGCTCGGCCGCAAGGGGATCACGGTCAACGCGGTGGCCCCGGGGTTCACCATGACCGACATGCTCGCCACGGTCCCGGAGAAGATCTTGGACGCGATCAAGGAGAAGACCCCCTTGCAGCGCCTGGGCACCCAGGACGACATCGGCAACGCCTACCTGTTCCTGGCTTCCGACGCGGCGGCCTTCGTCACCGGCCAGGTGCTCGGGGTGGACGGCGGCCTGGTCATCTGA